Proteins found in one Mytilus edulis chromosome 2, xbMytEdul2.2, whole genome shotgun sequence genomic segment:
- the LOC139511517 gene encoding uncharacterized protein yields the protein MMSYNTKRQIPELLASLGNIGGSSHNLPLSHSICCKLCLGIFNHPKLLPCLHSFCLGCLQAYIHKSPDNIQERKLLCPICQESNTLPGTGLKGLLDNKVIEHSIASNVPTLSLRKKQEPLFPGLYSDSEDSYEILVKKANPKTDNEDDVYDEYSDTENIQWQNFIQRQKSADFETTDCDIKKPINISEALKGLSDEERLEKLTNSLKNTFSFSQALQEHEFILDNEVRALRTPSSSSEYSFTQRDFLQDQLSCLQTEAMHIIYRLDGISTSGDTWERSRVRIEQQIHSQIEQLITTIRQAERKLLNQIDSYGEHHASINPVSEGRQQLQSLLKNILGVIDFIRLVLNYGCGRGIEQYEKLVANRCEQILSKTVAVEKTEVSFAPGQILEEELDKLLGFLTFTTTHDEIWKFRDNETKDESIATTDSTVGDLKHENDVHQERILPPSFSREFLQNENFLIENGQSFTPDSLTDDQEQQRLTVDQLIHKFSTEFGMRYNEILPDDNSSTPMTSSMTSENPMHSPIPEESNGNGIESEIQSIKTRHRPRSSKRRHSVSDVQQDLAHSRIDLSDNRYRGLTRDRKSSVPYCDIMTKTLNERPLSNDLEQTKRILALCKRQLLEAKSMGIYKNRAGTSPQSSVTSPESKMTRSLSVSHENKPSVSSSEHKLPRSRSISHDRTPLSSPEHTRMARSMSRDYVQSIRKRLGMEKPRMDSVGSEYDP from the coding sequence ATGATGTCGTATAATACGAAACGACAAATTCCAGAGCTGCTTGCATCTTTGGGAAACATTGGAGGTTCGTCACATAACTTGCCACTGTCGCATTCAATATGTTGTAAGCTGTGCCTTGGTATATTCAATCATCCAAAACTTTTGCCTTGTCTTCATAGTTTTTGCCTTGGTTGTTTACAGGCTTATATTCACAAATCACCCGACAATATCCAAGAGCGAAAGCTTCTTTGTCCAATATGTCAGGAAAGTAACACATTACCGGGAACAGGATTGAAAGGTCTTCTCGATAACAAAGTTATAGAACATTCTATCGCCAGTAATGTGCCGACATTATCACTACGTAAGAAACAAGAACCACTCTTTCCAGGCTTGTACTCCGATTCAGAAGATAGCTATGAAATCTTAGTGAAGAAAGCAAATCCAAAGACAGACAATGAAGATGACGTTTATGATGAATATTCAGATACTGAAAATATACAATGGCAGAATTTTATTCAGCGTCAGAAATCGGCCGATTTTGAAACAACTGATTGTGATATTAAGAAACCTATTAATATATCGGAAGCTTTAAAGGGTCTTTCTGATGAAGAGAGATTAGAAAAACTGACAAATAGTTTGAAGAATACATTCAGTTTCTCACAAGCTTTACAGGAGCACGAATTTATTTTAGACAATGAAGTCCGAGCACTGAGAACGCCATCGTCTTCCTCCGAATATTCTTTTACACAGCGAGACTTTTTGCAAGACCAACTATCATGTTTACAAACAGAGGCAATGCATATCATCTATCGTTTGGATGGTATAAGTACTTCCGGTGATACTTGGGAGAGAAGCAGAGTAAGAATTGAACAACAAATTCATTCTCAAATAGAGCAACTGATCACCACGATACGCCAGGCAGAAAGAAAATTACTGAATCAAATTGATTCTTATGGTGAACATCACGCCTCAATTAATCCTGTTTCTGAAGGCAGGCAACAATTGCAATCGCTTTTGAAAAATATCCTCGGTGTGATAGACTTCATTCGACTGGTTTTAAACTACGGCTGTGGTAGAGGAATAGAACAATATGAAAAACTCGTTGCTAATCGTTGTGAACAGATTTTAAGCAAAACAGTTGCTGTAGAAAAAACGGAAGTGTCATTTGCACCTGGGCAAATACTTGAAGAGGAGTTAGATAAACTTTTAGGGTTTTTGACATTTACCACTACTCATGATGAAATATGGAAGTTTAGAGATAATGAAACAAAGGATGAAAGTATTGCGACGACAGATTCTACAGTAGGCGACTTGAAGCATGAAAATGATGTGCACCAAGAAAGAATTTTACCTCCGAGTTTTTCTCGAGAAtttcttcaaaatgaaaatttcttAATAGAAAATGGTCAATCGTTCACTCCAGATTCCTTGACTGATGATCAGGAACAACAGCGACTTACAGTTGATCAACTTATTCATAAATTCTCTACTGAATTCGGAATGCGATATAACGAAATATTACCAGATGATAATAGTTCTACTCCAATGACAAGCAGCATGACATCAGAAAACCCTATGCATTCTCCAATACCAGAGGAATCAAATGGCAACGGCATCGAATCAGAAATCCAGTCAATAAAAACACGACACCGTCCAAGAAGTTCGAAACGACGTCATTCTGTTAGTGATGTTCAGCAAGATTTGGCACACTCTAGAATAGATTTATCTGATAACCGCTACAGAGGTTTAACTCGAGACAGAAAATCATCAGTTCCATATTGTGATATTATGACAAAAACATTAAATGAACGACCACTATCAAACGACCTCGAGCAAACGAAGCGCATTCTTGCTCTTTGCAAACGTCAGCTTCTAGAAGCCAAAAGTATGGGAATATACAAAAATAGAGCTGGCACTTCTCCACAGTCATCTGTGACTTCACCAGAAAGCAAAATGACTCGCTCGTTGTCTGTATCACACGAAAACAAACCTTCTGTGTCTTCCTCTGAACATAAACTTCCGCGATCTAGATCTATATCACATGATCGTACACCGTTGTCTTCCCCTGAACATACTAGAATGGCACGTTCTATGTCCCGTGACTATGTTCAGAGTATACGAAAACGACTTGGGATGGAAAAACCACGTATGGATTCAGTTGGTTCAGAATATGACCCATAA